A window of Salvia splendens isolate huo1 chromosome 8, SspV2, whole genome shotgun sequence genomic DNA:
cctgagggggccagaccccgaattaatctcccaaaccaagtaacctttacttttctgtcttttactATTCGTTTTTCTTGcgtttgtgtttttatgtgccagcatgctttgttttgtatatatgtgttatacccttctacacttagcccaatttttggtctaagtgtgagaaggggttgttttGTCTTGCATGTCTTGGTTTTGTATGttgtgccttctcccacttagcccgatgttcggtctaagtgtgagaagtttgttttgtttgtgcgccttgtttgtttttgtttcatgtttctgtctgctgttcttacttccttttccccccttcactgggatagcttggggacaagcttgagtgaagaggGCAGGGAGGAGTAAGTATGGTGTCTGTTTTTCTGTTTTagagtctttaggatgtgtgtttcgcatgagctagcaagataataaggcaagtttcccttagtgagagcgattaaagagagaatgcatgtcaactttgacaccttcttccttaataaactaaaagcggtctgtatgaagttaggacgatggaaaaagccttagataacctagctgtgcaaccctactataagagtgagttataagcctaaacattttttgtgctaacatgtaaaatgggctaccacttgatgcttagggagtagagtatgaaggagaaaaaagtgggttatggaggtataagctggacgaagtccagaacaggaggtataagctggacgaagtccaggggaggagaaaattgaaaaaagggggaaggtataagctggacgaagtccagagaaaaaaaataataataataatttggaggtataagctggatgaTGTCAAGGGGGAAATGAGATATAATACAGGAAAAGATaaacagaaaagaaaaatcATTATCCTCAAGGGCAGAAAGCAAttgcaacctgacccaggaaaatcaataaaaaaaaggagaagaaagaagggaaaaactctcataacccgacgcatcagtggtataactttaACTGTGGAGCGtgttgatcctaacatccctggtgaggaatgagtgatcgagcgaacctaaccgctgggAAATCAAAAGGATATCTCGACGAACTGACAGACTGTTTAGATAAAAGAAGGAAGGGGggggatttgaagactgtagacgatcggattgaacttaagcttgtggggacggtcgcctaaaagttgaaactagttcatgttTATCTGTTatgtttgttgtgttttgtttttgtgatgttttcttttttgagtctgttagttgtctaggtctaggagtctgtttttatTTGTAGAGTCGTACTTggggaccgtgcattgaaattcgccttatttcttttcttgtctttcatacttgaggacaagcatggtttaagtgtgagcagtttgataaggctaatttcatgcatcggtctaggtattttatttcgtgaaaacgctgggtctaacgcatgtttaaAGCCAgctgtgtgaaggttttcgctagatccaggaaaggaagaggacgcttgcatggtcctaggaaactggcgaaagagtggacattatgaagaaaattgcttgacagaggaagcctcggagttgaagggtagaatagggatttctacgaagactctagaaggctatgtccgcatctataaaaggaagaagcatgcaagctggagggaccttctcggttggaggcctcgctaacagcctgtagcttaagttcacttttcacacacttgggatCTAATTCGTGGAGGATCTCAGGTTCGCACTGGGGTTCACGTTTAGTTTTCGTACTTTGCTGATTTCGCCGAGCtccgctgttcgaagctcggtcctctgtttctttgctgaatatttctcttatcttaatgcaagtttcgttttcgcttatGTTGATCGTGTTGATTTCTGTTTGTTGTTTACTTGAATGCTGGAGTTggaattgttggagttggttgttttcgtggattattgcaggttcgtggttggatctgggagaatggagtttgtttgtggatgaatcggggctTTGTCTTGCTGATATTGTAggattgtctgtgattgttggaattcggagttgatcggagcagatctgtaagaatcggagttatggagttgattttgatggttgttgagatcggatggcttggatccggagtggattaagcactcgacgtgaatctgagcagtgTTGATTTAAattcatgcctagtttacgtgttttcatttcgcttcgcctagtttatgtcgatctgatgtatttccgattcgtagcaagtttctgacgtcctgatttctatattctgtttgaatctaggtatgtgttctgttttctccatttacgTATTTGAGTCGGTTAGGaaaatgcatgtcgttgttagtcagGGCATGAGTTGGTtgtttgcagcttttaccgtactttctatatttggagtcatggtccccactgcttttattctctctgtctagtcttaattagtgAATCGTTTACCCGGTCTAGGAAGTGATTTTAATACCTCGCGGTCATGACGATGTTTGCTGTCAgtgtgtttacagtttcctaggtctagcatttacatttcgtgcctaggactagagttaggtaaaattctcaaccctttgcgtggcagcagccgcttgtttccagagtctctaagcactactatacgaatccatcttcgtgggatcgaccccgcttccctatactaatccatagtatttggggttgagggatttaattgttgaaggggagtcgagtgtgtccaacgacagaaacactctgtgttccttgagttcctggacctagtgatccagtggatttaagaagcgcggtgtcttgaccgagcatctGCATTAactttctctgtgcacacttgctcaCTCCGCTCCTGAGTCATATCTTAGCGAGCACGCACTTcaatagtcttagcggtacgtaggaaaggtctccctaaaagtactccgccagactctgcagattcattatcgctcatctttatcacatgaaaatcagctgggtacaagaaatcatgtatCCTAACTATCATATTCTCAAGCACTTCTTCATGGCAGATACACGACCTATCCGCTAGCTGGATCACTACTTTTGTATCTACCATACTTACTCCTACCAGtttcttgtaaatggaaagcggtaaaacatttattgaagcccctaaatcacacatagcatgctcaatttttacatcaccaatagagatgggcaaagtaaacatacctggatcattgcatttcgaaggcaacctccgcttctgaattaccgcggaaacattctcgcctatcagaatttttccactaggtctagccttaccagctataaattccttgatgaacttgctaaacactggAAATTTCAGAGCCTGTAAAAATGgtagattgatttccaactttccaaaaatatccatgaaatctaccggctcttcttttttttttcttggccTCCCCCCGGCTTAGgaagggtttcagtcgcttccccgCTCCTGTTTCAGCTGAGAACTCTCCGacttctttcttctcctcctcccttACCAACTCTGGCCCTGGAtcgaggaaaaatggttcagttTCTCTAGGCaatggtttctccaaatctccttcCCTGAGTTCATCTCTAATCATGGGATTGTTTGCAGCCAAGTTCCTTGGTCTAGAGGTTATACCCCATGTCTCCTTGCCCTCAAGGTAATTTGGCTAATATTGGCCCTGTCAGGCGGttttactgaggcaggaattttACCCTCATTACCTCGCAtgtcactcaaggaagtagcaaTCTGTGACAACTGTCTTgctaacatatccattgccgccttttGTTCTTGCTAAgtatcctgaagcttgtggactacttcattgttcgactgtaagtTGTTCTGCATGTGCTGTTGAGAACTGATGAGTTCGTGCACCATTTCATCAAGATTCCTTGGTGGCTTAGAACTCGGCTGACTGGGGCCGGGTCCTGCATTTTGGTTTGCTCCACTTCCTTGGGTCGGGCGAATATTTCCTTGACCCCCTGAATTGTTGTTGAACTGatttccttgacctgggtaggtagtttggaaattcctttggtgtggtggcacataagagttcccctgatggttttgattcctgtttccccagttcgagtgatctccctggttccgaTTGTTCCAATTGCCTTGCCCTTCATGATTCCTCCAATTGCCCTGCCTCttgggctgaggtgcaaactgtatactctgttgtggtgctggctggctcTGTTCGTTATCAGACCATTTAAAATTTGGatgattcctccagggtgcatctctttgtttccgggggttccaacttccatcgggattccaaTTTCCCATCGCATtcacctgggcctggtaatctcctTCTTGGGATCCGTATTATTGTTGAAATTAGGACTCTCATGGACCAGACGGTTTCTCCTTCTCCGATGCCGCTGGCGAATTAGTTTTCTCGATAGcattcaaaagagccttctcgagtcTATCTATCATTGCCTCCACCTTATCATCATCTTGTTCTCTCAGTGCATTCGCAGAacctcttctcacagcattccttgGACTATCATATGTCTTCTTTGCATCTATCAATTTCCCCAAATCTCTCGTGCCTCACTTCCTCTATTCCGTGTAAAATACCCTATACTGGAGGAATTCATCAAGTTCTTCGACTCAGGAGTcgctccttcataaaacagagaataggtctctgcctctatcatccggtgattcgggcatgcatccaacaatccTTTGAACCTTGcccagtattggctcaatgactcgTCATAGTCCTGTTTGCGCTctactatctccttcttcagagcattcgtcttgttggatggaaagaaataatctaaaaactccaatttaaagtctctccaagtgcggatagaatccgggggtaaccGTAATAACCATGTGTTTGCCTCCCCCTTCAGAGTGAAAGGAATTGCGCGCAAACGGTAGTCCTCCTCCGTCGCATCATTTGGCCTCTTTTGGATGCTGCACaatttactgaattcatttagaAACTCGTACGGGCACTCACTTCTTTGCCCAGAAAATGTCGGTAGGATGCCGAGCACATTCGTCTTGATCTCGATGGACCTCTGACGTGGGGcttgtgtgttgtgtgtaaatgcgATGCGCTATGCTTCTGGTATTATGCTAGATCGAGAtgccaagtcctatgaatccactagatcacttggtctaggaactcaagagaacaagGAATGCTCTGTCGTTGGGCACACTACACTCcctttcaaagatccctcaacccgaatactatgatttagtatagagaagcatgATCcgacgaagatggacacgtaagaaagcatttagaaacATTGGACAagggcggctgctgccacgcaaactgggttgaggtttaactatgactagacctaggcaagaaatgtaaatactagacctaggaaactgcaaatatgctgagatcaaacatcatcaagactacggGATATTAAATTTACTTTAGATCGTGTAAATGGCTACTTAATAAAAGCAGACAGAAAGcatataacagtggggaccataattacAAAATTAGCAAGTACGGTAGAAAAGCTGCATATaacaaactgaaactctaactaacaacgacatgcattcttttaactgaatcaaacacgaagatatgagaaaacagagcacgtacctagattcgaacagaatataaaagttaGGTCatcggaaacttgcaacaaaccggaaataacaATAATCTACAttcactagacggaatgaaatgaaaacacgaaggctaggaataaatttaaaccaactctgctcggattcacgtcggatgcttaatccactccggatccaagcgatccgaaccaaacaacaacctcaatcaactccataacttccgatctaacagatctaaaccgatcaacaccgaattcaaatgattccactcaactcagctacaataccaaattcaaacctctgattcaacCACCATTAAACTCTGATCAGcccgatccagccattactctgcacagattcagagaacaattgcgaaacgcatccaacacaagtaaactaactcaaactccagaaaatcacagaagtgaaatcagaaatcaacattAACGACatgacagaaaattaaacttgcattaaagACGGAAATATTCGGTAAAAATAGAGGACCGAGCTCCGAACAgtgaagctcggtgaaatccacaaaatacgagaaagtaaaatggaacttgtttcttcgccctcgacaggacggtgttacaacccacctGAAATACGAGAAAGCGAAAAGTGAACACAAAACGAAAACCACCCCAATTTCCCTctaagaacccaagtgtataaaagaaaagtgagctacgagccacaaactgttaatgaggcctccaccgagaaggtctctccagaatgcatgcttccttctttatataggcgcggacttaatcttctagaaccttcgtagaaatctccattctacccttcggCTCCGAGATTTCAtccgtcttgttggatggaaagaaataatctaaaaactccaatttaaagtctcTCCAAGTGCGGATAGAATCCAGGGGTAACCGTAATAACCATGTGTTTGCCTCCCCCTTCAGAGTGAAAGGAATTGCGCGCAAACGGTAGTCCTCCTCCGTCGCATCATTTGGCCTCTTTTGGATGCTGCACaatttactgaattcatttagaAACTCGTACGGGCACTCACTTCTTCTCCCAGAAAATGTCGGTAGGATGCCGAGCACATTCGTCTTGATCTCGATGGACCTATGACGTGGGTTCGTCACTATGCCCtgtgctggctctccatctaaatgggcagttagTGACCCTatctctggatctgggtctactACGTgtgccatgactacttcctctgtttcccctgtttctgactctgtctCTGACTCTGGTGGTGACTCCGGATCTTCACGTCCTGACGACgcccaagattcgtcgctagtaaatccactcggaaacggatctcccgtggtgaaccctgatctggtggttacTGTGGAGGTGGTGTCCTTGACCTGCCAAATGAATTGACCTTGCTCCCACCCAGACGAGTTACACCAGTGGATAGACCGTGAGcttctgctcataaactacaaataaaaggaaagaaattaaatcaaaactatatacgccaaagactctaaacactaacacaaattacgccatccatccccggcaacgacgccatttgaagtggggctgtgtgttgtgtgtaaatgcgATGCACTATGCTTCTGGTATTATGCTAGGTCGAGAtgccaagtcctatgaatccactagatcacttggtatAGGAACTCAATAGAACACGGAATGCTCTGTCGTTGGGCACTCTACACTCCCCTTCAatgatccctcaacccgaatactatgatttagtatagagaagcaggggtcgatcccacgaagatggacacgtaagaaagcatttagaaactCTGGACAAGGGCGGCTGCTGCAacgcaaactgggttgaggtttaactatgactagacctaggcaagaaatgtaaacactagacctaggaaactgtaaacatgttgagatcaaacatcatcaagactacggGATATTAAATTTACTTCCTAGATCGTGTAAATGGCTACTTAATAAAAGCAGACAGAAAGcatataacagtggggaccataattccaaaattaGCAAGTACGACAGAAAACctgcaaataactaactgaaactctaactaacaacgacatgcattcttttaactgaatcaaacacgaagatggagaaaacagagcacgtacctagattcgaacataatataaaagttgggtcgtcggaaacttgcaacaaaccggaaataacaATAATCTACAttcactagacggaatgaaaagaaaacacgaaggctaggcataacttaaaccaactctgctcggATTCACATCGGATCTTAATCCACttcggatccaagcgatccgaaccaaacaacaacctcaatcaactccataacttccgatctaacagatctaaaccgatcaacaccgaattcaaacgattccactcaactcagctacaataccaaattcaaacctccaattcaaccaccaacaaactctgatcaacccgatccagccattactctgcacagattcagagaacaattgcgaaacgcatccaacacaagtaaactaactcaaactccagaaaatcacagaagtgaaatcagaaatcaacatcaacgacatgacagaaaattaaacttgcattaaacacagaAATATTCGGTAAAAACAGAGGGCCGAGCTCCGAACAGctaagctcggtgaaatccacaaaatacgagaaagtaaaatggaacttgtttcttcgccctcgacaggatggtgttacaacccaactgaAATACGAGAAAGCGAAAAGTGAACCCAAAACGTAAACCACCCCAATTTCCCTctaagaacccaagtgtataaAAGAAAAGTGAGCCACGAGCCACAGACTGttaatgaggcctccaccgagaaggtccctccagaatgcatgcttccttcTTTATATAGGCACGGActtaatcttctagaaccttcgtagaaatcttcATTCTACCCTTCGGctccgagatttcctccgtcttgcaatttccttcataatgCTCACTTCTTCACCAGTTTCCTCAGACATGTGAttgtccttttcttttcctggacctggcgaaattcttctacacacctggcttaaaacgtgtgttagacccagtaaatcctcgaatttatcccctagacctatgcatgaaattagccttatcacctGCCATtgctttttagggtagactctcttcgtgaaatgactcttttccCCTTGTTTATGGTTGATCCTTCCCaacaatccttcttctccatctcgagcctttttggcatgcatcctggtcagtattgcacccttctggcgctTTTGTCACCTGAATTATCCGACCCCTTTCGTACTGACTGGTACCCTTTCCTGCACaatttagcaactgttttgcagatataatccaattaagcacgttatactgaccagtaacaaAGGCCTAGAATGCAACTTATcaatcacggtttaaacctttcgtTAACGGATCcactaagttatccactgaccttaCGTAGTCAACTgcgataacaccacttgtgatcaattgtctgacggtattatgtcgccgacgaatatgtcgagacttaccattgtataagccactatgtACTCTCCCTATAGCtacttggctatcacagtgtatcacttctgtcggcactggcttcttccaacatggaatatcttctaggaagtttctaagccactcgacttcttcccctgctttgtCTAAAGTGATAAACTCggattccatggtggatcgagCTATACACGTTTGTTACGTTGACTTCCACGAGACACCTctaccccccacagtgaacacatatccactcgtcgagaacgagtcttttgaatcagagatccaatttgcatcacagtacccttcaagtacttggggatatcttgtgtactgcagctcaaagttaagagtatacttcaagtatctcaaaactctacgcaaagctttccaatgttccttgttTGGGTTGCTCGTATATTAGCTCAATttattcaccgtacacgcaagatctggtcgggtacagtttgtgataaacatcaaactccctatgatcTTTACGtattcttcttgagctacaGACTCTcccgtgtgcttactcaaatgcacgttgggttcAAATGGAGTTTTAGTTGGCTCACAATCAAAcgagtgaaatttctttagcactttctcaatataatgagattgtgtcaaagcaattccctcatgattccttttaattttgattccgagaatcatatcagctaaacccatatctttcatgttgaaatttctcttcaacgtatttttggtttcattgataatggcactattgctgcccataatcaacatatcatctacataaagacacacaataacaaaaccttTATCTgagttcttaatgtaaacacacttatcacactcattgatagtgaacccATTTAACAACATCACATTGTCAAActtcaagtgtcattgcaaaggcgcttgttttaatccatatagagacCTCACTAGTTTGTATACCTTCCGTTCTTggccaggtactacaaacccttcaggTTGCTCCATATTAATTTCTTCCTCCTATTCACCATTCAGAAaggcagttttcacatccatttggtgaatctcaagactATACATAACAGCAAttgcaagaagcacccgaatacAAGTGATTCTTGTAACAGGTGAATATGTGTCGAAGAAGTCATATCCTTCTTGCTGCTTAATGCCTTTCACAACTAGGCTAGCTTTGTACTTTTCAATAGTACCATCAGTTTTATATTTCCTTCTCAggatccacttgcaccctatgGTCTTACAACCTTCTGACAGGTCTACTAACACCCATGTGTTATTTCTCATaattgattcaatttcactattgATCGCTTCTATCCAGAATAGCGCATCTGGTCCAGACAATGCTTCGTTcactgactttggttcgtcatccaacataaaagttatgaagtcgaGACCAAATGtcttagcaactttaactcttttaccacgtcttggttctacACACTAAGGACTTGACCTcatcctttttggaggattagaactagtggattcatacaTCATTCTATCACTAGAACGATTCTCCtgcctcttgcaagggtaaacattctcaaagaatatagcattccttgactcaatcgttgttctttcagccacgccaaGCACatctgacctatggactaggaaacgataggcactactattaagtgcatggccaataaagatgcaatcgactgttttaggtcctattgcaacttgtttcggaggtggcacttctaccttagctaaacacccccacactttgaggtatgaatacgaaggtttcttccctttccacaactcataaggagtcacatccctattttttagtgaaatcttgttcaagatataattcgccgttaacacagcctccccccatatgttctggggtaatcctgaattaatcaacagagcattcatcatctcttttagtgttcgatttttgcgttcagcaacaccattcgactgaggagaatatggagctgtggtttggtgaattataccacttgcatgacataattctgcaaacggcgctacatactcaccacctctatcacttcgaacacacttaatttgaCAATTAAGTTTATTTTCAGCTTCACTTTTGAAGTCTttgaacgcttcaattgcctcatctttacttattaataaataaaggtaacaataccttgtgtaATCATCTATAAACATGATGaaatactttttaccacctcttgtttgcacaaatttcaaatcacatacgtctgtatggatcaactcaagaggttttgtgcttcgctctacTAAATGGAACAGCAACTTAGCCATTTTagcttcaacacacacttcacatctttcttgtgagttaaacttatatACTTTTAGTatattaagatttactaatctttttatagcatttagatttacatgtcccattttgttatgccataaatcagagcactcaagcaaataagagaaTGTGTCATTTTTCTTATTGCTTATGCCTTTTCCACgatgaatgaccgtaacattcagctcaaaaagtccATTCTCTAAGCggccttcacctatgaactttccatacttggtcaacgtaaccttttcacactcaaattctagtgaaaatgcatgatttactagaagtgagtcTGACAACAAATTACTATATCAGATGCGTTCCTAGAAGAGCATCTTTATTGCGTGGGAaatgttaggtttggtatactgaaaaacatgtttcgagcacgaatagaatctttcttgtatacgaaaaactctacaatccacttttaactcgattcagtattattcgagcagtgtcgcacgaatagaatcactaatattattacattgtgtttgctggtgcatttataagatgttttacaaacatttaaatgtataagaagcaaacaaagtctaagtcttttgcttagtagaccggttgtaggcgtcgtccactttaaggtaacacggtcgattctatgcaatgctttgcaaaagcgAAAgatgaatttcacaacctagataggctttggctacccatcgtgaaatgttgcaatgttagtccgattatttgtaagccttactgaaataagatgacattagtgtggtatagcactgaacggatctaacagcaagacatgtcttcatGCTATCTACTGGAAGACTATgtcttgataaacaactatttcttaatcaacataCTTTAGTATTGAGCATATGTTATTGATTATGCaccactttgacttatcaaatggtgcggatttttcgcaacccaataatccttatatattgggtagtggtaattaatatctagcggtgctaggattgctattatgtttaATCGCGCGCCTGGTGAGT
This region includes:
- the LOC121745955 gene encoding uncharacterized mitochondrial protein AtMg00820-like; this translates as MLDDEPKSVNEALSGPDALFWIEAINSEIESIMRNNTWVLVDLSEGCKTIGCKWILRRKYKTDGTIEKYKASLVVKGIKQQEGYDFFDTYSPVTRITCIRVLLAIAVMYSLEIHQMDVKTAFLNGE